A single Pedobacter sp. PACM 27299 DNA region contains:
- a CDS encoding gamma-glutamylcyclotransferase family protein, translating to MTTENLFSYGTLQHKDVQIENYGRTLKGELDHLTGYALSMIEITDPAVIALSGASQHPMVKYTGKSTDTVDGMVFEITAADLKRTDEYEVEDYKRVEVLLASGKKAWVYINA from the coding sequence ATGACTACTGAAAACTTATTCTCTTACGGAACACTCCAGCACAAGGACGTGCAGATAGAAAACTACGGCAGAACGCTGAAAGGCGAATTAGACCATTTAACTGGTTATGCCCTGTCTATGATTGAAATTACTGATCCTGCTGTCATTGCCTTAAGCGGCGCTTCACAGCATCCGATGGTTAAATATACGGGCAAGAGTACAGATACTGTTGATGGAATGGTTTTTGAAATTACTGCAGCCGACCTTAAACGAACAGATGAGTATGAAGTGGAGGACTATAAAAGGGTAGAGGTATTATTAGCATCAGGAAAAAAAGCCTGGGTTTACATCAATGCGTAG
- a CDS encoding SusC/RagA family TonB-linked outer membrane protein gives MYKTYTNKSVLKKYANKILLMIRFTTVILIATMMQVSASSFAQRITLNTKNTQLEKVLKDIRSQSGYDFLFSEALIKSSKPISISVRNASIEEVLEKCFTDQPITYKIENKTVLLKAKVPTILDRVAAIFAGDIEVRGNIVNKKTNEPLSGVTLKVKNRKINVGSNAKGEFFLPKLEENSVITFSSVGFDSVQVRLGEFEKMAPNTSSFSKDVSVVKTAAGFYLTIMLEPSVSFLDEVMVQAYGTTDRRLSTGNISKITSKELEQQPVMNPLLALQGRIPGVIVTPTNGYASSPVKVEIRGRKSINPNFVSDPLYVIDGVPQNNLEVGGMSSYETGSTGITQNIHSPTGGQSPMFNINSKDIESIEVLKDGDATAIYGSRAANGVILITTKKGRPGATKFSIGVEQAFSEVTKHWDVLSTPEYLQIRREAFKNDNIIPDISNAPDLVLWDQNKQTDWQKLLWGNIGKQSNVNMSLTGGDVQTQFRLGANYGKQTEILTSTGSNQRAGLAFNLGHKTADRKFKVDLGGMYTYTTVNTTGIPSMVTLPPNAPDIYGPDGLFNFGPWRAAPDSKVTFPFGVLDNPYFSDTHMITSNLRLSYEILDNLNFSTNFGYNYSNNTNKYLSYIRAQDPITNPTGSSFFGSNTNMNVLVEPQLDYKTKISNGQLSLLLGGSLQKNITRANSITGIGYDSDDFIESIFLAPATFNPTGDVGYYKYAAVFGRINYKWEEKYILNLNFRRDGSSRFGPGNQFGNFGSIGAAWILTEEKGIRKALPEFISFLKLRGSYALTGSDAIGDYKYLAQWAKNKQYGTALPDYDGSSSLVSILALNPNYQWQVNKKMEGALQIGFLENRINVQFDLYRERCDNQLTQFPTPLYTGFPSVVSNWPAVVDNRGWDLTVNADLVKNEKFNWSVALFASRNKNLLVSYPDIAHSPFANTLKVGKSINTKYLFHYLGVDPLTGVYKMEDYNQNGNIEQNTNGLAGEGDQYVSLDLSPKLTGGLTSNFSYKNLSLSTTFNYNNFIGSDPNYNSDVYAGNLGNLPRQIMGNYWKGPGDHALYPKATTMFNEGTNQFANSDGRYRNVSYVRLSNLALSYTLNQNWAKKLGAESLRIYMNAQNVFVISNVTGFDPDVQTFGALPPAKIYLCGLSVTF, from the coding sequence ATGTATAAAACCTATACGAACAAATCCGTACTGAAAAAGTATGCGAATAAGATTTTATTAATGATACGATTCACCACCGTTATTTTAATAGCTACAATGATGCAGGTAAGTGCAAGCAGTTTCGCTCAGCGCATTACCCTGAATACGAAAAATACCCAGTTGGAGAAGGTGTTAAAGGACATTCGGTCGCAAAGTGGTTACGACTTCCTTTTTAGTGAAGCACTCATCAAGTCGAGTAAACCCATCTCTATCTCTGTGAGAAACGCATCGATAGAAGAGGTGCTGGAAAAGTGTTTTACCGACCAGCCGATCACTTATAAAATTGAAAATAAAACCGTTTTACTGAAGGCAAAAGTGCCGACTATCCTGGATCGTGTCGCGGCAATTTTTGCAGGTGATATAGAAGTACGCGGAAATATCGTCAATAAAAAGACGAATGAACCTTTAAGCGGCGTCACACTTAAAGTAAAGAATAGAAAAATAAACGTCGGTTCTAATGCTAAGGGAGAATTTTTTTTGCCGAAGCTAGAAGAAAATAGCGTCATCACCTTTAGTTCTGTAGGATTTGATTCCGTACAGGTAAGGTTGGGAGAATTTGAAAAAATGGCTCCAAATACGAGTTCATTCTCTAAGGATGTGAGCGTGGTGAAAACAGCTGCAGGCTTTTATCTGACCATCATGCTGGAGCCATCAGTATCCTTTTTGGATGAAGTGATGGTGCAGGCTTATGGTACCACAGACCGCCGTTTAAGCACAGGTAACATCTCAAAAATCACTTCTAAAGAATTAGAACAGCAGCCGGTGATGAATCCTTTACTGGCCTTACAAGGCAGGATTCCCGGCGTTATTGTAACGCCTACAAATGGTTATGCAAGCAGTCCGGTGAAAGTAGAAATCAGAGGCAGGAAATCCATTAACCCTAATTTTGTTTCTGATCCTTTGTACGTGATTGATGGGGTACCTCAAAATAACCTGGAAGTAGGTGGGATGTCCAGTTACGAGACAGGATCTACTGGAATTACCCAGAATATTCATTCCCCTACAGGAGGTCAGAGTCCGATGTTTAACATCAATAGTAAAGACATTGAAAGTATTGAAGTCTTGAAAGATGGTGATGCGACCGCGATTTATGGTTCAAGGGCAGCGAATGGGGTCATCCTGATCACGACTAAAAAAGGCAGACCTGGAGCAACTAAGTTTTCAATAGGCGTAGAACAGGCTTTTTCTGAAGTAACAAAACACTGGGATGTACTCAGTACACCGGAATACCTGCAAATCAGAAGAGAGGCGTTTAAAAATGACAATATTATTCCTGATATCAGCAATGCACCTGATCTAGTGCTTTGGGACCAGAATAAACAGACCGACTGGCAAAAATTACTTTGGGGAAATATTGGGAAACAGTCTAATGTGAACATGAGTTTAACCGGTGGAGATGTACAAACCCAATTTCGCCTTGGGGCTAATTATGGAAAACAAACCGAAATCCTGACCAGCACAGGCAGTAATCAAAGGGCTGGATTAGCCTTTAACCTAGGACATAAAACTGCAGATAGAAAGTTTAAAGTAGATTTGGGAGGGATGTATACCTATACGACTGTTAATACTACTGGTATTCCAAGCATGGTGACTTTGCCTCCCAATGCTCCTGATATTTATGGACCTGATGGCCTGTTTAATTTTGGTCCATGGAGAGCCGCTCCAGATTCAAAAGTGACTTTTCCTTTTGGCGTATTGGATAATCCCTATTTTTCTGATACACACATGATCACCAGCAACCTGCGATTGAGTTATGAGATCCTGGACAACTTGAATTTTTCCACCAATTTTGGGTACAATTACAGCAACAATACCAATAAATACCTGAGTTATATTCGGGCACAGGATCCGATCACCAACCCAACAGGATCGTCATTTTTTGGCAGCAATACCAATATGAATGTGCTGGTTGAACCACAGCTGGATTACAAGACGAAAATAAGCAATGGACAGCTTTCCTTACTGTTAGGGGGATCTTTGCAAAAAAATATAACAAGAGCCAATTCTATCACAGGCATTGGTTATGACAGCGATGATTTCATAGAGTCAATTTTTCTGGCACCTGCTACTTTTAACCCTACCGGAGATGTTGGTTATTATAAATATGCGGCAGTATTTGGCAGGATCAATTATAAATGGGAAGAGAAATATATTCTTAACCTAAACTTCCGCAGAGATGGATCCTCCAGATTTGGTCCAGGCAACCAGTTCGGTAATTTCGGTTCTATTGGCGCAGCATGGATTTTAACAGAAGAAAAGGGCATTAGAAAAGCGCTTCCTGAATTTATCAGTTTCCTGAAGCTGAGGGGAAGTTATGCTTTAACGGGTAGTGATGCGATTGGCGATTATAAATACCTGGCACAATGGGCTAAAAATAAACAATATGGTACCGCTTTACCTGATTATGATGGTTCCAGTTCTCTCGTTAGTATTTTGGCTTTAAATCCAAATTACCAATGGCAGGTGAATAAAAAGATGGAAGGGGCGCTGCAAATTGGTTTCTTAGAAAACCGGATTAATGTGCAGTTTGATCTGTACCGCGAACGCTGCGACAACCAGCTGACCCAATTCCCTACGCCGCTTTATACCGGTTTCCCAAGTGTAGTATCCAACTGGCCAGCAGTAGTAGACAACAGGGGCTGGGATTTAACAGTAAATGCAGATCTGGTTAAAAATGAAAAGTTTAACTGGTCGGTGGCACTGTTTGCTTCCAGAAACAAGAATCTACTGGTTTCTTATCCGGATATCGCGCATTCCCCTTTTGCAAATACATTGAAAGTAGGTAAATCTATCAATACCAAATATCTTTTCCACTATTTAGGTGTAGATCCCCTGACTGGTGTTTACAAGATGGAAGATTACAATCAGAATGGTAATATCGAGCAGAATACCAATGGTTTAGCTGGTGAAGGCGACCAATACGTGTCTTTAGACCTTTCGCCAAAACTTACCGGCGGACTGACCAGCAATTTTAGTTATAAGAACCTTAGCCTGAGTACCACCTTCAATTATAATAATTTTATAGGATCTGATCCCAACTATAACTCTGACGTATATGCTGGAAACTTAGGCAATCTACCCAGACAGATCATGGGGAATTATTGGAAAGGCCCAGGTGACCATGCCTTGTACCCAAAAGCAACTACGATGTTTAATGAGGGAACAAATCAGTTTGCGAATTCTGATGGCAGGTATAGAAATGTTTCTTATGTGCGCCTGTCTAATCTGGCTCTTTCTTATACGCTGAATCAAAATTGGGCGAAAAAATTAGGCGCAGAATCGCTGAGGATTTATATGAATGCTCAAAATGTATTTGTGATCAGCAATGTGACCGGTTTTGATCCTGATGTACAGACTTTTGGAGCGCTTCCACCAGCCAAAATCTATTTATGTGGCCTTTCCGTAACTTTTTAA
- a CDS encoding RNA polymerase sigma factor, which translates to MKMYSEFTDSELVRLLKDRNHEAFAEIYNRYAVLMFYKVNQMLRDEEPSKDLVQDLFVGLWDKPELVQEDNNIAGYLYIGARNRVLKFIKRNKLKNDHIASLAKYASEVSMETIQDIDERELKIIVQREIDNLPPKMRIIFEMSRKDNLSHAEIADKLGLSDQTVKKQVNNALKILRSKLAVYAPVGLIIIELSKRN; encoded by the coding sequence ATGAAAATGTATTCTGAATTTACGGATTCTGAATTGGTCCGTCTTTTAAAAGACAGGAACCATGAGGCCTTTGCAGAAATCTACAATAGATATGCAGTGCTGATGTTTTACAAGGTAAATCAGATGTTAAGGGACGAGGAGCCATCCAAAGACCTGGTACAGGATTTATTCGTGGGCCTATGGGATAAACCGGAACTTGTTCAGGAAGACAATAACATTGCCGGATACCTTTACATCGGTGCCAGAAACCGCGTCTTAAAATTCATAAAGCGCAACAAGCTTAAAAACGATCACATTGCTTCTTTGGCTAAATATGCTTCAGAAGTGAGCATGGAAACAATCCAGGACATTGATGAGCGTGAACTGAAAATCATTGTACAGCGCGAGATTGACAATTTACCTCCTAAAATGAGGATCATCTTTGAAATGAGCCGTAAGGACAACCTTTCCCATGCAGAAATTGCCGATAAACTAGGTCTTTCTGATCAAACTGTAAAAAAGCAAGTGAACAATGCCTTGAAAATCCTTCGTTCAAAACTAGCCGTTTATGCCCCAGTCGGACTAATTATTATTGAACTTTCCAAAAGAAACTGA
- a CDS encoding right-handed parallel beta-helix repeat-containing protein, which yields MKKTILLVLLTFSLVRPLTAQTTTKVYKLSAYGIKPNTGENISPLLGKLLNEIKRKTTDQEAVVIQFQKGKYQFYPEGAVIREYYISNHDQVNPKTVGIELDKFKNITLDGNGADLMFHGRMLPLALIESSNVKIKNLSIDFEKPQITQVKIIANDAAAGSITFETAPWVKYKIKDSTFYNLGEDWELQPNSGIAFENGTKHIIFDSGDIRVGTKGVAELSPGKIKAYHWKNKKLIPGTVIAMRGWGRPNPGIFVHKGKDIRLENVKVHYAEGMGLLAQLTENIYMDGFGVCLRGKNDPRYFTTQADATHFSGCKGAIVSKNGMYEGMMDDAINIHGTYLKMMKRLDDHTLIGRYMEGQSFGFDWGIVQDTVQFIQSKTMDLWDAKNTIASITPLRANPQDPIKEFKIEFTNALDKEIDPSKTDVGIENLSWTPSVVFTGNTIRNNRARGALFSTPKPTLVADNLFDHTSGSAIVLCGDSNGWYETGSCRDITIRNNTFINALTSMYQFTNAVISIYPEILDLKNQKKYFHSGIKIENNKFDTFDQPVLYAKSVDGITFKNNNITTNTAYPAFHSNKKRVLFERVIGAELSNNKVDGKVTDLLTK from the coding sequence TTGAAGAAAACTATTTTACTGGTCTTATTAACTTTTAGCTTAGTACGTCCATTAACCGCGCAAACTACCACCAAAGTGTATAAGCTATCTGCTTATGGTATAAAACCCAACACTGGAGAAAACATCAGCCCTTTATTAGGGAAATTACTGAATGAGATTAAACGTAAAACTACTGATCAGGAAGCTGTTGTTATTCAGTTTCAAAAGGGAAAGTACCAGTTTTATCCTGAAGGAGCAGTAATAAGAGAATACTATATCTCGAACCATGATCAGGTTAATCCAAAGACTGTAGGTATTGAACTAGATAAATTCAAAAACATTACGCTGGATGGCAATGGTGCTGATTTGATGTTCCATGGGCGTATGCTGCCTTTAGCCTTAATTGAAAGCAGCAATGTAAAGATCAAGAACCTGAGCATAGATTTTGAAAAACCACAAATTACCCAGGTAAAGATCATTGCAAACGATGCAGCAGCAGGAAGCATCACTTTTGAAACTGCTCCTTGGGTAAAATATAAAATAAAAGACAGCACTTTCTACAATTTGGGCGAAGACTGGGAGCTGCAGCCCAACTCGGGTATCGCCTTCGAAAACGGTACTAAACATATTATTTTTGATAGTGGCGACATTAGAGTCGGCACTAAAGGTGTAGCTGAGCTTTCTCCGGGAAAGATTAAAGCGTACCACTGGAAGAACAAAAAGCTGATCCCTGGAACAGTCATTGCAATGAGAGGCTGGGGTCGTCCTAATCCCGGTATTTTTGTACATAAAGGCAAAGACATCCGTTTGGAAAATGTGAAAGTACATTATGCAGAGGGTATGGGCCTTTTGGCACAGCTTACTGAAAATATTTATATGGATGGTTTCGGTGTATGCTTAAGGGGTAAAAACGACCCTAGATATTTTACTACGCAAGCTGATGCTACCCACTTTTCTGGATGCAAAGGAGCAATTGTGTCGAAAAATGGCATGTATGAAGGGATGATGGATGATGCAATCAATATTCATGGTACCTATCTGAAAATGATGAAAAGATTGGATGATCATACCTTGATCGGCAGGTATATGGAAGGACAATCTTTTGGTTTCGACTGGGGCATTGTACAGGATACGGTTCAATTCATTCAATCTAAAACGATGGATCTATGGGATGCAAAGAATACTATTGCTTCAATTACCCCATTAAGAGCTAATCCGCAGGATCCGATTAAAGAGTTTAAGATTGAGTTTACCAATGCGCTGGACAAGGAGATTGACCCGTCGAAAACAGATGTAGGCATTGAAAATTTATCATGGACACCATCGGTAGTTTTTACGGGCAATACCATCCGCAACAACAGGGCAAGAGGGGCGTTGTTTAGTACACCAAAACCAACACTGGTAGCAGACAATTTATTTGACCATACTTCGGGTAGTGCGATCGTACTTTGCGGCGACAGCAATGGCTGGTATGAAACCGGATCTTGCAGAGATATTACCATTCGTAACAATACATTTATCAATGCTTTGACTAGTATGTATCAATTTACCAATGCGGTCATTTCGATTTATCCGGAGATCCTAGATCTTAAAAATCAAAAGAAATACTTTCATTCTGGTATCAAGATAGAAAACAACAAGTTTGATACTTTTGACCAACCTGTATTGTATGCGAAATCGGTAGATGGCATCACTTTTAAAAATAATAACATTACGACCAATACCGCCTACCCAGCCTTCCATTCCAATAAAAAGCGAGTGCTTTTTGAAAGGGTAATCGGAGCGGAGTTAAGCAATAATAAGGTGGATGGAAAAGTGACTGATTTGCTGACCAAGTAA
- a CDS encoding response regulator transcription factor has translation MVPLFLVIYIKESKPSDLRNAIKIVNEKGVYLNDLVSGKLMRSFNSNPEISFTERELEFMVHCCTELTDKEIAYKMFVSPRTVDNYRDSLFQKLSLKSRTRFLLYAIKNGLYKF, from the coding sequence TTGGTACCTCTCTTTTTAGTGATTTACATCAAAGAATCAAAACCTTCCGATTTGCGGAATGCGATTAAAATAGTCAACGAAAAAGGCGTTTATTTGAACGATCTGGTTTCAGGTAAACTGATGAGGTCATTTAATTCTAATCCTGAAATCTCCTTTACTGAAAGGGAACTTGAATTTATGGTGCATTGCTGTACGGAGTTAACTGATAAGGAGATTGCATATAAAATGTTTGTGAGCCCCAGAACAGTTGATAATTACAGGGATTCTTTATTTCAAAAACTCAGTCTTAAATCGCGAACCAGGTTCCTGCTGTATGCAATTAAGAACGGCTTGTATAAATTCTAA
- a CDS encoding DUF6624 domain-containing protein, with protein MELKKELDAILLRDQAIREFFDTEVTEKRKDTLAQLLNYPKAAIRWNMMDEIDSVNLVSVEQIISKYGYPGKTMVGEPANTAVFYVIQHAPSKISTYYPLIEQAGKTGELPFKYAAMMLDRKLNNEKKEQVYGTQVFMYMINNPKTGKKEPFEYVVPIQDAKNVNKRRKAAGFDTTVEENALKFGITYKAYTLEEIAQIIK; from the coding sequence ATGGAACTAAAGAAAGAACTCGATGCTATTCTACTAAGAGATCAAGCAATCAGGGAATTTTTTGATACCGAAGTCACCGAAAAGAGAAAAGATACACTTGCCCAGCTATTAAATTATCCAAAGGCAGCCATAAGATGGAATATGATGGATGAAATTGATTCTGTCAATCTCGTAAGCGTGGAGCAGATCATTTCAAAGTATGGTTATCCAGGGAAAACTATGGTAGGAGAACCAGCAAATACCGCTGTATTTTATGTGATCCAGCATGCTCCAAGTAAAATATCGACGTATTATCCATTAATTGAACAGGCTGGTAAAACTGGGGAACTCCCCTTTAAATATGCAGCTATGATGCTCGACAGAAAGCTGAACAATGAAAAGAAAGAGCAGGTATATGGTACGCAGGTATTCATGTACATGATCAACAATCCAAAAACGGGCAAGAAAGAACCTTTCGAATATGTGGTGCCCATACAAGATGCTAAAAATGTCAACAAAAGGCGCAAAGCAGCAGGTTTTGACACCACCGTTGAAGAGAATGCATTGAAGTTTGGCATCACCTATAAAGCCTATACGCTAGAGGAAATTGCGCAAATTATAAAATGA
- a CDS encoding FecR family protein has translation MNNEQVIELIRKYNEGIALKEEIRLVENWFVQQSELQQQQPEDLDYLKVKQQMWLNIDQQIERPIIERTVGFPPSRKSIWRYSIAAAAAVVLISMTAIWFYGNDENAAGPQIVKNDIHPGKNKAVLTLSDGRKISLTDALNGQLAQQEGVTISKTANGQLIYQIAPNASRKSSSEYNTIEAPRGGQWQVILPDGSKVFLNASSSLKYPVSFAAKERKVELKGEAYFEIFHNKKSPFRVLAKGQTVEVLGTHFNIMSYDDEKTVKTTLLSGSVKVSANAGNAAKGIEFLILKPGEQAQVSPGNMKVINDVDLEDVLAWKNGYFKFNENLQSIMTKVSRWYDVEVVYESQPDPDFKFKGEISRDKNVSELLNMLDYTGNVHFKIEGRRIIVKK, from the coding sequence ATGAATAACGAACAGGTAATAGAATTGATCAGGAAGTATAATGAAGGCATTGCCTTAAAGGAAGAAATACGCCTGGTCGAAAACTGGTTTGTTCAGCAATCTGAGCTCCAGCAGCAGCAGCCTGAAGACCTGGACTATCTGAAGGTAAAACAACAGATGTGGCTAAATATTGACCAGCAAATTGAACGCCCTATAATTGAACGCACTGTCGGTTTCCCCCCTTCAAGAAAATCAATCTGGCGTTATAGTATAGCCGCTGCCGCTGCTGTAGTACTGATTTCGATGACGGCAATATGGTTCTATGGCAATGATGAAAATGCTGCTGGGCCTCAGATTGTTAAAAATGACATTCATCCTGGTAAAAATAAAGCGGTGCTGACCCTTTCTGACGGACGGAAAATTAGCCTGACTGATGCGCTAAATGGACAGTTGGCACAGCAGGAGGGGGTAACCATCAGTAAAACGGCAAACGGACAATTGATCTACCAGATTGCTCCAAATGCTTCCAGAAAAAGCAGTTCGGAATACAATACCATCGAAGCACCGCGCGGCGGCCAGTGGCAGGTGATTCTGCCAGACGGCTCAAAAGTATTTTTAAATGCTTCTTCCAGTTTAAAGTACCCTGTAAGTTTTGCCGCTAAAGAAAGAAAAGTAGAATTAAAAGGAGAGGCCTATTTCGAAATCTTCCACAATAAAAAATCTCCATTCCGTGTCCTGGCAAAAGGGCAGACAGTGGAAGTATTGGGGACACATTTTAACATCATGTCTTACGACGATGAGAAAACCGTAAAAACCACTTTGCTATCCGGAAGTGTGAAAGTTTCTGCCAATGCAGGCAATGCAGCTAAAGGGATCGAATTTTTGATTCTCAAACCTGGCGAGCAGGCACAGGTTTCTCCGGGAAATATGAAGGTGATCAATGATGTAGACTTGGAAGATGTACTGGCCTGGAAAAATGGTTATTTTAAATTCAATGAAAACCTACAGTCTATCATGACTAAAGTTTCCAGATGGTACGATGTGGAAGTGGTTTATGAAAGCCAGCCAGATCCTGATTTTAAATTTAAAGGCGAGATTTCCAGGGATAAAAATGTCTCTGAATTACTGAATATGCTAGACTATACAGGGAATGTCCACTTTAAAATTGAAGGAAGGAGGATTATCGTTAAGAAATAG